The genomic DNA GGTTATCCACACCAATAGACGCTTTAATGTCAGTTACCAAGACTCTATCCTAGCTGTAACCGCACTCAATCACGACTTATCTGTTTATGACATTTTTGGGCTTTTAAGTGCTGGCGGTAGCATTGTCATGCCAGATGCTGAAGCGGTAAAAGATCCCTCTCATTGGGTAGATTTAATGTTGCGAGAAAGAGTGACTTTATGGAATTCAGTTCCGGCGATGATGGAGATGTTAGTTAGCTATGTCGAACAGCAATCTGCAACTATTCCTTTAAGTTTGCGTTTGGCAATTTTAGGTGGAGATTGGCTCCCGATTTCTTTGCCAGAGCGACTAAAATCTTTACTGCCAAATATCCAAATCCTTAGTATTGGCGGCCCGACTGAAACTACAATTTGGAACATCGGTTATCTCATCGAAAACACCGATCCAAACTGGAAGAGTATCCCTTACGGTCAACCGATGGCTAACGCCAAATATTACATTTTGAACGAATCTTTAGAAGATTGTCCGGTGTGGGTTCCCGGTCAAATGTACTGTGCTGGCGTACAATTAGCAAAAGGTTACTGGCAAGATGAAGAAAAGACTAAAACTAATTTCATCACTCATCCGCGCACGGGAGAACGGATTTACCGCACGGGAGATTTAGGTCGCTATTTACCAGATAGCAACATCGAGTTTTTAGGACGAGTAGACTTTCAAATTAAAATTCGAGGACAGCGCATTGAAACCGGAGAAATTGAGGCGGCTTTAACCCAACATCCCAATGTAAAAGCTTCTGTAGTTACAGTTGTGGGTAATGAGTCTAACCAGCAGCGCTTGGTGGCTTACATCGTTCCCAAACAGAAAAATTCTACCGAAAATAAGCTGTCTGAAGCTTATGAGCCAGGTCAACTTGAAGGAGTATTGATCGATCCGGTAGAACGCATTGAATTTAAGTTAAAACAACTAGGATTGAGACAGATTCCACCCACTCAACACAGTATTGAGTTGCCAAAACCTGAGTTTGATGAAATTATCAAACAGGCTTATTTGCAGCGTCAGAGTTATCGGCAATTTTTAGATAAAGCCATTTCTTTGAAACAGTTAGGTGAGTTTTTAAGCTGCCTACTACCAATAACGCTGGATAGTTCCCCGTTACCTAAATATCGCTATGCTTCCGCTGGTGGTCTCTATCCCGTGCAGGTATATTTGTATGTTAAACCCAATCGAGTGGAAGGGTTAGAAAGTGGATTTTACTATTACAATCCTACTTATCACCGTTTGGTATTTTTGAGTGCTGCTAGTGATATTAACAACAGGATATATCAAAAAAATCAGCTAATTTTTGAGGAAGCGGCTTTTTCCCTATTTTTGATCGGACAACTGAGTGCGATCGCGCCGATGTATGGAGAAGTGACGCGAGATTTTTGTATGCTGGAGGCGGGTTATATCAGTCAATTACTAATGGAAACCGCGCCAAAATATGAAATCGGTTTGTGTCCTATTGGTTCTATAGAATTTGAACAATTGCGAGATTTATTGGCGATCGAATCGAGTCAAATTTTACTTCACAATATGGTAGGTGGAGGAATAGATCCAAGTTGGACTAAGCAATGGTTGGAGGAAAAGCCTGCAACATTTGACAATCATCACTCAGAATCATTAAATGATGAATTACGCGATTTCTTGCAGCAGAAACTTCCCGAATATATGATACCTTCTGCTTATGTGCTACTAGACGCATTACCATTAACACGGAATGGTAAAGTCGATCGCCTCGCCTTGTCTGCGCTAGAAAGTCTCGTTCCCCAACAGAGTGCGGCTTACGTTGAACCAGTAACAGATTCCGAACAACTCATTGCAGGGGTTTGGCAACAGATACTTCAACTGGAAAAAATAGGAATTAATGACAATTTTTTTGAGTTGGGAGGTAATTCGTTGCTCATGGTCAAGACTCAACTCAAATTGCAAGAAATATTGGGTAAAAAAATACCGATCGTTGATATGTTTAAAGCCCCAACTATTTCTTCTTTGATCAAATACTTAAATCAAAACGAAACTACAAAAACCTCGACAGAACAAGGTCAAGAGCGAGGCTCAATACGGAGCGATCGCCAAACATTACGAAGTCAAAAACAACAATCCAGACAGAAGCATCGGGGGCAGAAAGTTTAGATTTTGTAGTTGGGACTTTCAATTGCTAATAGTCAATAATCAAAGGAGTTAGAATTAGATGAGCGCAGTGGATTTACAGAATGATATAAATGGGTCGGAAATAGCCATTATCGGAATGGCCGGTCGTTTCCCTGGCGCAAAAAATATCGAGGTTTTCTGGCAGAATCTGCGAGAAGGTATAGAGTCAGTTGAATTTTATTCAGATGAAGAACTACTCTCTTCAGGTGTAGATTCAACTTCGCTGAACAACCCTAATTACGTCAAAGCTAATGCCGTCCTGTCAGACGTTGAAGGATTTGATGCTGAGTTTTTCGGCTTCAGTCCGAAAGAAGCTGAAATTTTAGATCCCCAGCATCGATTATTTATCGAATCTGCTTGGGAAGCACTCGAAAATGCAGGTTACAATTCGGAAACTTATCAAGGTTCGATCGGTGTTTACGCAGGTTCAGAAACTAATACTTATCTGCTCAACAATATCTATCCTAATTTTGGTCTGTCAGATTTACAAACGCTGCTAGGAAATGATAAAGATTATCTATCTTCTAGAGTTTCTTATAAGTTGAATCTCAAAGGACCGAGTGTCAGCGTTCAAACCGCTTGTTCTACTTCATTGGTGGCTATTCATATCGCTTGCCAAAGTTTATTGAATGGTGAATGCGATATATCTTTGGCGGGTGGCGTTACAGTTCGCGTTCCACAAAAGACGGGATATTTATATCAAGAAGAAGGAATTGCTTCTCCCGATGGACACTGCCGAAGTTTTGATGCTAAAGCGCGGGGAAGTATTTTCGGTAGCGGTGTAGGAGTTGTGGTTCTCAAGCGGTTGGATGATGCGATCGCAGATGGAGATTCCATTCATGCAATTATCAAAGGTTCGGCAATTAATAATGACGGCGCGTTGAAAGCTGGCTATACTGCTCCGAGTCCAGATGGTCAATCAGCAGTAATTTCCGAAGCTCAAGCGATCGCGGGAATTGAACCTGAAACAATAAATTATATTGAAGCTCACGGCAGTGGAACACCTTTAGGAGATCCGATCGAAATTGCCGCGCTAACACAAGTTTTTGAAAGTCGGACTACACAAAAAAGTTTCTGTGCAGTTGGTTCCGTTAAAACTAATTTCGGACATCTCGGTGCTGCTGCTGGCGTAGCAGGTTTAATTAAAACAGTTTTAGCTATCAAACATCAGTTAATTCCACCGAGTTTGCATTTTGAAAAACCCAATTCTAAGATTGATTTTGCTAACAGTCCGTTTTACGTCAACACCAAACTTTCACAGTGGAAAACGCACCTAAACCCTCGCCGCGCTGGGGTTAGTTCTTTAGGAATTGGAGGTACGAATGCTCACGTAATTCTCGAAGAAGCGCCACCTGCTAAAACTTCTGAAACATCTCGTACTTGGCAATTATTGATGTTATCTGCTAAAACTAACTCGGCTTTGGAAACGGCGACGGTAAATTTAGCGGAACACTTAAAACAACATCCCGATCTCAACTTAGCTGATGTCGCTTACACTCTACAAGTTGGTCGTCGAGCTTTTGAGCATCGGCGAACGGTGGTTTGCAAAGATATTCAAGATGCGATCGCAGCACTTCAAAATCCCAAACTAGTTCTCAATAATATTCAGGATGGAATGGAACGTCCAGTCGCTTTTATGTTTACAGGACTGGGAACTCAATATGTCAATATGGGTTGGGAATTATACCAAGTTGAACCGACATTTCAAGAGACAGTCGATCGCTGTTGCCAATTTCTCAAACCTCTGCTGGGGTTAGATTTGCGAGATGTAATGTATCGCGATCGCAACGCTCCAAAAACTACCTCTCCATCAGGTTTCGATCTGCGAAAAATGCTCGGTCGTGGCGAACAACAGGCGGATGAAACTACTCAAAAACTCAATCAAACTCATCTCACTCAACCTGCTATTTTTGTAATCGAATATGCTTTAGCTCAGTTGTGGATTTCCTGGGGAATTCATCCTGTAGCAACTATCGGTTACAGCATCGGTGAATATGTCGCCGCAACGATAGCAGAAGTTTTATCTCTGGAAGATGCTCTTACTCTCGTCGCCAAAAGAGCGCAGATGATTCAAGAGTTACCAAATGGAGGGATGTTGGCGGTTCCTTTAGGTGAGGAAAAAGTGCGCCCTTTGCTGAATAAAAATCTCTCTTTATCTGCAATTAATGGTGCTGCTTTTTGCGTAGTAGCGGGAACTACAAACGCTATAGACGAATTGGCTACTCAACTAACTGAAAAAGGTTTAGCTTGTCGGCGCTTGCAAAGTTCCCATGCTTTCCATTCTCAGATGATGGAAGCGATCGCTGAATCTTTTACCGAATTAGTGAAAACTGTCAATCTTCAAGCACCAAAAATTCCTTATATATCAAACGTTACGGGAACTTGGATTACTGCCGAACAAGCTACCGATCCTAATTATTGGACTCAGCATTTGTGTCAACCCGTGTTATTTGCTGATGGGATGCAAGAGTTGTGGAAAAAACACAAACCGATTCTATTAGAAGTAGGGCCAGGACAGACATTGTGCAGCTTAGGCTTACAGTGTTTAGAAAATGTTGCGATCGCAGATAAAGTCGCGTTACCCTCGCTGCGAGATGCCTATAATCAACAACCAGATTTAGCATTTTTACTCAACACTTTGGGTCAGCTTTGGCTTTCGGGAGTACAGATAAATTGGTCGGGATTTTATACCCACGATCGCCATTATCGGATTCCATTACCGACTTATCCATTCGAGCGTCAGCGCTACTGGATTGAACCACCAAAAACTCCCAACAATATTAATCTTAACCAAGGAATTCTAGAACAAAAACTTGATATTACCGAGTGGTTTTACATTCCTTCTTGGAAACAAGTTGCACCGCCTGGATCTTTTGAACCAAGAAAATCAATAACTCAAAAGCAATCTTGGCTAGTATTTATTGATGGTTGTGGGATAGGTTCACAAATTGTAGAACGACTAGAAAAGGAGAATCAAGATGTAATAGTCGTGAGGGTGGGAGAGAAATTTAGCCAGCTTAGAGAGTGGGAATACACGATCCATCCTCAAAATAAAGATGACTATAATGCTCTAATAAAAGTCCTTAGTGATTTGAATAAAATCCCCCAAATCATCGCTCATTTGTGGAACATAACATCGAACGATCGCATACACTCAGCACTTGAAGATTTAGAAGA from Kamptonema formosum PCC 6407 includes the following:
- a CDS encoding non-ribosomal peptide synthetase, which encodes MKPSIDEFLFNLSELGIKLWVDNDRLRCNAPKEMLTSTLREQLTDRKTEILTFLNKFSEYSSIQDQTLPLISPDLKNRYQPFPLNDMQQAYWLGRTDSFDMGNVSIHSYTEIEIVDLNIDRLNLAWQQLINRHDMLRAIVLPDGQQQILPQVPPYEIQVLDLRGKDVEAVAFQIEMIRDRLSHQMLPLEQWPQFEILASRLDEHSSRLHLSIDGWCLDGRSLQLLFRELKELYDKSDQHLPPLELSFRDYVLAAIALENSPIYEKSLKYWLSRIPTLPPAPELPLAQNPSNLKNPRFVSLKYKLEAQVVQRLTNRAAKGSLTLAGTLLAVYAEVIGRWSKSQRFTINVPRFNRLPLHPQVNDIMGELVSFTLLEIDNSGNESFEARSQRIQSQLWQDLEHDYVTGVRVLRELAKVQGKAGGVAMPIVFTTTPQDVDGNNASGDIPLGKVVYNVYQTPQIWIDNIYFVEADGSLTYTWQVVDELFPAGMINDMFEAACHLLQRLANEENTWQETAPKLIPSAQLEQRAAINNTAAEVSDSLLHSLFATQVKQRPEKTAVVTSTSSLSYQELFDRSNQVGHRLRQLGVLPNKLVAIVMEKGWEQIVAVMGILAAGAAYVPIDPGLPKERLFYLLENSQVEIVLTQSWLKEKLAWREGIQLLCLDNEDLAKESKQPLESVQKPGDLAYVIYTSGSTGKPKGVMITHRNVINVVIHTNRRFNVSYQDSILAVTALNHDLSVYDIFGLLSAGGSIVMPDAEAVKDPSHWVDLMLRERVTLWNSVPAMMEMLVSYVEQQSATIPLSLRLAILGGDWLPISLPERLKSLLPNIQILSIGGPTETTIWNIGYLIENTDPNWKSIPYGQPMANAKYYILNESLEDCPVWVPGQMYCAGVQLAKGYWQDEEKTKTNFITHPRTGERIYRTGDLGRYLPDSNIEFLGRVDFQIKIRGQRIETGEIEAALTQHPNVKASVVTVVGNESNQQRLVAYIVPKQKNSTENKLSEAYEPGQLEGVLIDPVERIEFKLKQLGLRQIPPTQHSIELPKPEFDEIIKQAYLQRQSYRQFLDKAISLKQLGEFLSCLLPITLDSSPLPKYRYASAGGLYPVQVYLYVKPNRVEGLESGFYYYNPTYHRLVFLSAASDINNRIYQKNQLIFEEAAFSLFLIGQLSAIAPMYGEVTRDFCMLEAGYISQLLMETAPKYEIGLCPIGSIEFEQLRDLLAIESSQILLHNMVGGGIDPSWTKQWLEEKPATFDNHHSESLNDELRDFLQQKLPEYMIPSAYVLLDALPLTRNGKVDRLALSALESLVPQQSAAYVEPVTDSEQLIAGVWQQILQLEKIGINDNFFELGGNSLLMVKTQLKLQEILGKKIPIVDMFKAPTISSLIKYLNQNETTKTSTEQGQERGSIRSDRQTLRSQKQQSRQKHRGQKV
- a CDS encoding type I polyketide synthase encodes the protein MSAVDLQNDINGSEIAIIGMAGRFPGAKNIEVFWQNLREGIESVEFYSDEELLSSGVDSTSLNNPNYVKANAVLSDVEGFDAEFFGFSPKEAEILDPQHRLFIESAWEALENAGYNSETYQGSIGVYAGSETNTYLLNNIYPNFGLSDLQTLLGNDKDYLSSRVSYKLNLKGPSVSVQTACSTSLVAIHIACQSLLNGECDISLAGGVTVRVPQKTGYLYQEEGIASPDGHCRSFDAKARGSIFGSGVGVVVLKRLDDAIADGDSIHAIIKGSAINNDGALKAGYTAPSPDGQSAVISEAQAIAGIEPETINYIEAHGSGTPLGDPIEIAALTQVFESRTTQKSFCAVGSVKTNFGHLGAAAGVAGLIKTVLAIKHQLIPPSLHFEKPNSKIDFANSPFYVNTKLSQWKTHLNPRRAGVSSLGIGGTNAHVILEEAPPAKTSETSRTWQLLMLSAKTNSALETATVNLAEHLKQHPDLNLADVAYTLQVGRRAFEHRRTVVCKDIQDAIAALQNPKLVLNNIQDGMERPVAFMFTGLGTQYVNMGWELYQVEPTFQETVDRCCQFLKPLLGLDLRDVMYRDRNAPKTTSPSGFDLRKMLGRGEQQADETTQKLNQTHLTQPAIFVIEYALAQLWISWGIHPVATIGYSIGEYVAATIAEVLSLEDALTLVAKRAQMIQELPNGGMLAVPLGEEKVRPLLNKNLSLSAINGAAFCVVAGTTNAIDELATQLTEKGLACRRLQSSHAFHSQMMEAIAESFTELVKTVNLQAPKIPYISNVTGTWITAEQATDPNYWTQHLCQPVLFADGMQELWKKHKPILLEVGPGQTLCSLGLQCLENVAIADKVALPSLRDAYNQQPDLAFLLNTLGQLWLSGVQINWSGFYTHDRHYRIPLPTYPFERQRYWIEPPKTPNNINLNQGILEQKLDITEWFYIPSWKQVAPPGSFEPRKSITQKQSWLVFIDGCGIGSQIVERLEKENQDVIVVRVGEKFSQLREWEYTIHPQNKDDYNALIKVLSDLNKIPQIIAHLWNITSNDRIHSALEDLEETQVFSFYSLIFLAQALGEKNLSDSIEIAVVSNNLQELTDEGELYPEKATLLGPCKVIPQEYSNITCRSIDITLPESGTKQWEQLIDQLLAELAVELSYPVIAYRGNRRWAQCFEPLPVKDKTLRTPKLRQGGVYIITGGLGGIGLAIAEHLAKIAQAKLVLIGRSGLPPKSEWEQYLLSHDRQNLLSTKIEKVQLLEELGAEVLVIKADVANLEQMQAMVKQVCVRFGDIHGVIHAAGVPGAGLVQLKTTELANSVLEPKMKGTLVLDAVLKDLKLDFFVFFSSFTSIYGGFGQVDYCAANAFLDAFAHYKFARHQVLTVSINWDWWQWDSWQDALLSFEPQMQASFKQMREKYGITFQEGIEALGHILSCQLPQVVVSTRNLQAVIEQHEDFELTTLLEKSQKDRPQSIHSRPNLKTAYIAPSNDTEYRIAGIYQELLGIDSVGINDSFFDLGGNSLIGIQLISRLRQDFQIELSIPSLFQSPSVAELAFVIEEIIINELEKLTEDEVRELVPVNSMK